A region of the Brienomyrus brachyistius isolate T26 chromosome 10, BBRACH_0.4, whole genome shotgun sequence genome:
TTCCCATAGGCATATGTTGTCCTGGGCCAGTTCTTGGTACTAAAAAAGGATGAGGAACTGTTTCGTGACTGGCTGAAGGACACCTGTGGTGCTAATGTCAAGCAGCAGGGCGACTGCTACAGCTGTCTACGTGAATGGTGTGACTCCTTCCTGTAACTCCATCCTCTGGCGCTGTGCCTTTTTTCACAGTCTCAGCCTCATCCACATCGTCTCCAGTGCTCGATTTGCCGCCACGAATCTGTATTTCATCCACGTTCTCCTACACTGTGTATAGACTGTTCCTTACGCACGGTACCTCTTACAGTGTGTATGTTAGGTTTTGGGTTTCGGAGGAATGACTGATACAGATGGATATAACGGAATGAGTACCATTGAGCCCGAAGAAGGAATATTTTAACTACAACATGGAAAATCGTTCTTTTTATTTCGAATTTGACATTTAATATCGTAAAACATGTTCACTTTGGGGTACAGTTTTATGGAGTATTCGGTAACTCTTTAATCGGTGATTTCTTGGATTTTCTCACCCTGGTGTAAGAgtgttgtatttttaaataaagaatTGTAAGGCAGTCCTGTTTTGTGATATGAGAACTGCAAAGTCATGCTCAGCAGTTAGAGGTATTGGACAAAAATATCAGCCCCACACGATCTACTAAATAAAGTGAAACATACCCTTTGACTTGTATGATGATTTTAGGGGGAGTTTGCTGCTATCGTGTTCTGATTAAAACAGCTAGACAGTAACTGACACTGGATAAGCTTTCTTTTGTGACTGTGAAAATGGGGTTAAAAATCCTTTACAAATACTCGTTTTATTTAAAACCCAAACCaatggtttttttttatgtttcagttgtttttaaataaacagaaCTGTAATATGAACTTTTCTTGCGCACATTATCTGTTGGCTGATTTGTTTTTATGGGCCAGTCCTCTCATTCAGCTTGGAATCCGAAGTCAATTAAGTGACCACAGGGTATCACTCTTAGATACTGAATATTTATTGAACAGCCACTACCAGAGGTGGAGAGTCCAGGTCTagtaagtacaaatccagaccaagattttgttgtgGCCGACCAGTTGAAAAGTCTGTGACTCCTCATGCGCCACtgactggttgaaacaaaaccttggtctggatttt
Encoded here:
- the LOC125750290 gene encoding barrier-to-autointegration factor, which encodes MSSTSQKHKEFVAEPMGEKPVMALAGIGEVLGKRLEEKGFDKAYVVLGQFLVLKKDEELFRDWLKDTCGANVKQQGDCYSCLREWCDSFL